The Methylotenera sp. G11 genome includes a window with the following:
- the cpaB gene encoding Flp pilus assembly protein CpaB, with product MAQQNNTRIRQQRRQRMIIIMTLLILVAIAAFFILSPKPKQVEQERQRPPGTIAIPVAKQDIQMGSRISSLMFRISYLKPSEVPADALISPKEFIGRFARRTILASEHFKESDITEAGAHSGFSGIAKPGMRIVHISANLFPGSLNTMRVGDRIDLLSIESSAGQASSAASGANIRALEKQASDAWGGESPGDGQAKANARAALKAATSGAVTVGASSAVTATLIAENAEVMYVPRNMPQNKRSNEEPFVVLQMTPEDAHVSVLAATIGSPMRVVFRPFSDDSRLTPVKEVKVTTRLPKPSKDPDSIVVINGLQRKQQRPFSETYRSDSENSQRFSPNDDSLLLKGNQQQRSLESPDLNLYGEY from the coding sequence ATGGCACAACAGAACAATACCCGCATCCGCCAGCAAAGACGTCAGCGTATGATTATCATCATGACTCTCCTGATATTAGTAGCGATTGCTGCATTTTTTATACTTTCACCAAAACCCAAACAGGTCGAACAAGAGCGACAAAGGCCGCCTGGTACGATTGCAATTCCTGTAGCCAAACAGGATATTCAAATGGGTTCTAGAATAAGCAGCCTAATGTTTAGAATTTCATATCTGAAACCGAGTGAGGTGCCTGCAGACGCATTAATTTCGCCTAAAGAATTTATCGGGAGATTCGCCAGAAGAACAATATTAGCGAGTGAGCATTTTAAGGAGTCAGATATTACCGAAGCCGGTGCACACTCTGGTTTTTCAGGGATTGCTAAACCGGGTATGCGTATCGTGCATATTAGCGCAAACCTTTTTCCTGGGTCTTTAAACACCATGCGTGTAGGGGATAGAATTGATTTGTTGTCAATCGAGTCTTCTGCCGGGCAAGCATCATCTGCGGCCAGTGGCGCAAATATCAGAGCACTTGAAAAACAGGCGTCAGATGCATGGGGCGGTGAGAGTCCAGGTGATGGTCAAGCAAAAGCCAATGCAAGGGCAGCTCTGAAAGCTGCTACATCAGGTGCTGTCACGGTAGGGGCATCAAGTGCCGTGACTGCTACATTGATTGCGGAAAATGCCGAGGTGATGTATGTGCCTCGTAACATGCCTCAAAATAAGCGTTCTAATGAGGAGCCGTTTGTGGTGCTGCAGATGACACCGGAAGATGCACATGTTTCGGTGCTGGCGGCTACCATTGGCAGTCCTATGCGAGTTGTATTCAGGCCATTTAGCGATGACTCGCGTCTTACTCCTGTCAAAGAGGTTAAAGTGACAACACGCCTGCCTAAGCCTAGTAAGGATCCGGATAGCATTGTTGTCATTAACGGACTTCAACGTAAACAGCAAAGGCCATTTTCGGAAACTTACCGGAGTGACTCCGAAAATAGTCAGCGCTTTAGCCCCAATGACGACAGCTTGCTATTAAAAGGCAATCAGCAACAGCGCAGCTTAGAGTCGCCGGATTTGAATTTATACGGTGAGTACTGA
- a CDS encoding glycosyl transferase gives MIPVFIGFDTRETVAFHVLSHSIHSHATQPVSIAPIMLSQLGDLYTRDINPLQSTQFSFSRFLTPYLSNYEGWSVFMDCDMVMTEDIAKLWAMRDDRYAVMCVKHDHNPIEETKFLGAIQTKYQKKNWSSVILFNNARCKALTPEFVNTATGLELHQFKWLSSDDEIGEIPIEWNHLVGYNQPNPDAALIHYTLGGPYFDEYADCEHADTWQKAFDAMHVVEQRRQKAEAA, from the coding sequence ATGATTCCTGTTTTTATTGGTTTTGATACGAGAGAAACTGTAGCTTTTCATGTGCTATCTCATAGTATTCACAGTCATGCCACGCAACCCGTAAGCATTGCGCCCATCATGCTTAGTCAGTTAGGGGATTTATATACGCGCGATATTAATCCATTGCAGTCTACCCAGTTTTCATTCTCACGATTTTTGACGCCTTATCTTTCGAACTATGAAGGGTGGAGTGTTTTCATGGATTGCGACATGGTCATGACAGAAGACATTGCCAAGCTATGGGCTATGCGTGATGACCGTTATGCGGTGATGTGCGTGAAGCATGATCATAATCCGATTGAAGAAACCAAGTTTCTAGGGGCAATACAAACTAAGTATCAAAAGAAAAACTGGTCTAGCGTGATTTTATTTAATAACGCACGCTGCAAAGCGCTGACGCCGGAATTTGTAAATACTGCAACTGGTCTGGAATTGCACCAGTTTAAATGGCTAAGTAGTGATGATGAGATAGGTGAGATACCCATTGAATGGAACCACTTAGTTGGTTATAACCAACCAAATCCTGATGCAGCATTAATTCACTATACATTAGGCGGCCCGTATTTTGATGAGTACGCCGATTGTGAACATGCCGATACTTGGCAAAAAGCGTTTGATGCGATGCATGTTGTCGAGCAACGCCGCCAGAAAGCAGAGGCGGCTTAG
- a CDS encoding TadE/TadG family type IV pilus assembly protein, which yields MLKQITSSLCTSKTAALPSLRQRGQAMVEYAILLILLVMVVMGGAELGITAYHASKTGDGAKAAANEWANAIGYSYTKLNQIEPIGSETVTELNARVDENRQAVFDSYMFDDINVPNVIDCTAEYVAGTFDSASANLPIKINACDLSLAANRAHIKAAIDDIYPDTEFRDLEISEDFYPICTDAPVPTKIEDCQITGVIKWLVPKNMSMSAHEPRLLVNKSGIVERKNLGDHSNPGNFNHPNCDGAEYDNGLPDETSIYLFNPLPIDVSNCDGSAGKKIGELVSGTDTYEGLPKLNQALYSQYTKVCVDNAAGVITIQRLDGCLANGYKLWLKPPGKMCGSGTAAGTEYCPTEGDLKGATGFYFFGDSNDSGENLKYVPSSAGNEQFRPAFQLVCNGADYRDSGFDANGECNNLVTAGTGSVPLQVQTRYRSIFESFLTFGLQELPDDYLSLLPYFYNPNNVGVAGSNQLVGTAGSEIGPIGSSKNPTVKRFRDFRGCYQVDITPPDKIGDQVRTTVSSCN from the coding sequence ATGCTGAAGCAAATTACTTCGTCACTATGCACTTCCAAAACTGCAGCGCTGCCTTCATTAAGGCAGCGTGGGCAGGCTATGGTGGAATATGCGATTCTGCTGATTTTATTGGTCATGGTGGTGATGGGTGGCGCGGAGCTAGGAATTACCGCTTATCACGCCAGTAAAACCGGTGATGGAGCCAAGGCTGCAGCAAATGAATGGGCTAATGCAATTGGATACTCATATACAAAATTGAACCAGATTGAGCCAATTGGTAGCGAAACAGTCACTGAATTAAATGCAAGAGTTGATGAAAATAGGCAGGCTGTTTTTGATAGTTATATGTTCGATGACATCAATGTACCTAATGTCATTGACTGCACTGCTGAATATGTTGCTGGAACGTTTGATTCTGCTAGTGCCAATCTTCCTATAAAAATCAATGCCTGCGATTTAAGCCTTGCAGCTAATCGAGCACATATCAAGGCAGCGATCGATGATATTTATCCGGATACTGAATTTAGAGATCTGGAAATTTCGGAGGATTTTTATCCAATTTGCACAGATGCTCCTGTTCCCACAAAAATTGAGGATTGCCAAATTACAGGCGTTATAAAGTGGCTGGTGCCAAAAAATATGAGTATGAGTGCTCATGAGCCTAGATTGCTAGTGAACAAGTCAGGCATCGTAGAAAGGAAAAATCTTGGAGATCACAGCAATCCTGGTAATTTTAATCATCCAAATTGCGATGGCGCTGAGTACGATAATGGATTGCCGGATGAGACGAGCATTTATTTATTTAATCCGTTGCCTATTGATGTTAGCAATTGTGACGGATCTGCCGGTAAAAAGATTGGGGAATTAGTTAGCGGTACCGATACGTATGAAGGCCTGCCTAAGCTTAATCAAGCTTTATATTCCCAATACACCAAGGTTTGTGTGGACAATGCCGCTGGTGTAATCACTATTCAACGTTTGGATGGCTGCCTGGCAAACGGCTATAAGTTATGGTTGAAACCACCTGGGAAGATGTGTGGTTCGGGTACAGCTGCAGGCACCGAGTATTGCCCAACAGAAGGTGATTTAAAAGGCGCGACCGGCTTTTACTTTTTTGGAGACAGTAACGATAGCGGAGAAAATCTGAAATATGTACCAAGCTCTGCCGGTAACGAGCAATTCAGGCCAGCTTTTCAGTTGGTTTGTAATGGTGCAGATTACAGGGATTCTGGTTTTGATGCGAATGGTGAATGTAATAACCTGGTGACAGCAGGGACTGGCTCAGTTCCTTTGCAAGTTCAAACGCGTTACCGCTCTATTTTTGAATCCTTTCTGACCTTTGGCTTACAGGAGTTACCGGATGATTACCTGAGCCTGCTCCCATATTTTTACAACCCCAACAATGTAGGTGTGGCAGGTAGCAACCAATTGGTTGGCACAGCGGGCTCTGAAATAGGCCCAATTGGCTCAAGTAAGAATCCTACAGTGAAACGTTTTAGAGATTTCAGAGGTTGTTATCAGGTGGATATTACACCTCCCGATAAAATCGGTGATCAGGTAAGAACTACAGTTTCGTCATGCAATTAG
- a CDS encoding acyltransferase family protein — MQSKNISYIPAIDQIRGIAAIWILFFHAYQLIGSYVKNNKPFSGVSMWEFSNNPLLIPLIEGHTAVALFMVLSGFIFTYGSIGKTINYAGFITNRFLRIYPLYLTLIFVALAATPKAFNLPSFLSMVLPLADFQSLETGPLTAMAWAIGVEFQFYLLFPLLFKLAADKPFKTIAMWLLAVNLLRVLAVTLGGDARDLTYWHLAGRIDQFLLGMLAAFWLKNHLPSKDLCRRLFLAGIPISLLALVYYHSLGGWPSTGAWKALWPAAEGAIWAIFIVGFVGAQLKNKSLCGLFLQWIGVRSFSIYLLHFPIIQLLCKYPALLPKLTGEPRVDVLLISVFMVLPITIAISDITWNAIEKPFLNLRVAYIK, encoded by the coding sequence ATGCAGAGTAAAAATATTAGTTATATTCCCGCTATTGACCAGATTCGTGGTATTGCTGCTATTTGGATTTTGTTTTTTCACGCATATCAACTGATTGGCAGTTATGTTAAAAACAATAAACCGTTTAGTGGTGTATCGATGTGGGAGTTCAGCAACAATCCTTTACTAATCCCTCTGATTGAAGGCCATACTGCAGTAGCTTTATTCATGGTGCTTTCAGGATTTATTTTTACTTATGGCTCTATCGGCAAAACTATTAATTACGCCGGTTTTATCACTAATCGTTTTTTGAGAATTTATCCACTTTATTTAACTTTAATATTTGTGGCTCTGGCAGCAACACCCAAAGCTTTTAACCTACCATCATTCCTGTCTATGGTTTTGCCTTTGGCTGATTTTCAATCATTAGAAACAGGGCCATTAACAGCGATGGCCTGGGCGATTGGCGTGGAATTCCAATTTTATCTGTTATTCCCTCTTCTTTTTAAGCTGGCAGCAGATAAGCCATTTAAAACTATTGCCATGTGGTTACTTGCTGTCAATTTATTACGCGTGCTGGCAGTCACTCTCGGGGGGGATGCGCGCGATTTAACGTATTGGCATTTGGCTGGACGTATTGATCAATTCTTATTAGGCATGCTTGCAGCATTTTGGCTTAAGAATCATCTGCCTTCAAAAGACTTATGCCGAAGACTTTTTTTAGCTGGCATACCAATATCTCTATTAGCCCTTGTTTATTATCATTCTTTAGGCGGATGGCCGTCTACAGGCGCATGGAAGGCACTTTGGCCTGCTGCAGAGGGCGCTATATGGGCTATATTTATAGTTGGTTTTGTAGGTGCGCAATTGAAAAATAAGTCATTGTGCGGGCTTTTTCTTCAATGGATAGGTGTGCGGAGTTTTTCTATTTATTTGCTTCATTTTCCTATTATTCAGCTTCTGTGCAAATATCCAGCGTTGTTACCAAAACTCACTGGAGAGCCGAGAGTGGACGTTTTATTAATATCGGTATTTATGGTGTTACCAATAACTATTGCCATATCTGACATTACATGGAATGCGATCGAAAAACCTTTTCTTAATTTAAGAGTTGCTTATATTAAATAG
- a CDS encoding DUF192 domain-containing protein codes for MNTHKNNTITLERTGQVLVTKIRCANNYFLRLRGLIGTPALTKSEGMLISPCKQVHTHFMRYPIDVVFLDKHYTVISKVIAMQPWRVSSYVTNALHVLELPANTAAMLEPADKLIFQ; via the coding sequence ATGAACACACATAAAAACAACACCATTACTCTTGAACGTACAGGGCAAGTGTTAGTTACCAAAATACGCTGTGCAAACAATTACTTTCTCAGGTTACGTGGGCTAATAGGCACTCCCGCACTGACAAAATCAGAAGGAATGTTAATCTCCCCTTGTAAGCAAGTGCATACACATTTCATGCGATATCCGATTGATGTAGTGTTTTTAGATAAACATTACACAGTCATTAGCAAGGTGATTGCAATGCAACCATGGCGCGTTTCCAGTTATGTAACTAATGCACTCCATGTCTTGGAGTTGCCTGCGAATACTGCAGCCATGCTAGAGCCGGCAGATAAACTTATATTTCAGTAA
- a CDS encoding type II secretion system F family protein gives MIFIIILLLIGLVAIGLMFLRQYKVHQQLITRLQFGFDQQPEAIDIVDLSAGDYGLQGSERIYYHLREFLNTPQGKILMFSLGAIVASAALAIMEKPFRSILLGAGGGGILLLTSGLFFLYVNKKEKLNKIQTELPNALELLAAIMEGGMAFESALVHMLREADPKHPLYFDLLIVSEAIKKGRRRNEALALWANRCELVYISDVVSSMIQAEQTGASLGSVLKHHAQAVLRENEAVIQRRAERLPVRMLMPMAGCILPAVIIVAAGPSIVRIMHIIDDIISK, from the coding sequence ATGATATTTATTATTATTCTGTTGCTAATTGGTTTGGTTGCTATTGGACTCATGTTTTTACGGCAATACAAAGTGCACCAGCAACTTATTACAAGACTGCAATTTGGGTTCGATCAGCAACCAGAAGCAATTGATATTGTTGACCTTTCCGCTGGTGATTATGGCCTGCAGGGAAGCGAACGCATTTATTATCATTTACGTGAGTTTCTGAATACCCCACAGGGGAAAATATTGATGTTTAGCCTAGGCGCTATCGTTGCAAGTGCAGCGCTTGCGATCATGGAAAAACCATTCCGCAGCATATTGCTTGGGGCCGGTGGCGGAGGTATTTTATTACTGACATCAGGTTTGTTTTTTCTTTATGTAAATAAAAAAGAAAAATTAAATAAAATACAAACAGAACTCCCAAATGCACTGGAGCTTCTAGCTGCAATCATGGAAGGAGGTATGGCATTTGAATCCGCACTAGTGCATATGCTGCGCGAGGCAGACCCTAAGCATCCGCTGTATTTCGATTTACTCATTGTGAGTGAGGCTATAAAAAAAGGACGTCGCCGCAATGAAGCACTGGCTTTATGGGCTAACCGATGTGAACTGGTTTATATCTCAGATGTTGTATCCAGCATGATTCAAGCCGAACAAACGGGTGCTTCATTAGGCTCGGTACTCAAACACCATGCCCAAGCAGTGCTTCGCGAAAATGAAGCCGTGATCCAGAGACGTGCGGAGCGTCTACCGGTCCGTATGCTCATGCCAATGGCGGGCTGTATTTTACCGGCAGTAATTATCGTCGCTGCAGGTCCTAGTATTGTTCGTATTATGCACATAATTGACGACATCATTTCCAAATGA